Proteins from a single region of Streptococcus oralis:
- the metE gene encoding 5-methyltetrahydropteroyltriglutamate--homocysteine S-methyltransferase: MSTTIIGFPRLGEFRELKFTTEKYFRKEISEEELLAAAKELRAKHWNIVKEKGITEIPSNDFSHYDNFLDAAFLFNVVPASVQNLDLSDLERYFALGRGYQGEKGDVRALPMKKWFNTNYHYIVPKFEKDTQVKLAGHKIFDEFQEAKELGLNTRPVLVGPFTFLQLSDFEEGVKAEDFVDSLVAAYQEVFAKLAELGATRIQLDEAALVKDLTEEEKALFLNIYNKLLADKKGLEVLLQTYFGDVRDVYADLVNLPVDAIGLDFVEGKKTLELVKGGFPADKTLYAGIVNGKNIWRNNYEKSLAVLEQIPAENIVLTSSCSLLHVPFTTANEEFEPAILNHFAFAVEKLDEIRDLDAIRNGQGAEALAANKELFATERVGENAELRARIAGLTDADYTRLPAFAEREAIQEEAFKLPALPTTTIGSFPQTKEVRAKRLAYRKGELSQEEYDAFLAETIDEWIKWQEEVGFDVLVHGEFERNDMVEYFGQNLSGYLFSKNGWVQSYGMRGVKPPIIWGDVTRLNPITVKWSSYAQSRTDKPVKGMLTGPVTILNWSFPREDISIKDSTLQIALAIKDEVLDLEAAGVKIIQIDEAALREKLPLRRSDWYEDYLDWAIPAFRLVHSTVAPDTQIHTHMCYSEFTDIIPAIDNMDADVISFEASRSNLEILDELKAKNFQTEVGPGVYDIHSPRVPNEGEIDHTIDAILAKVPSKKVWINPDCGLKTRGIPETKESLIRLVEAAKAAREKL, translated from the coding sequence ATGTCAACTACGATCATCGGTTTCCCTCGTTTGGGCGAATTCCGCGAATTAAAATTTACAACTGAAAAATACTTTAGAAAAGAAATCTCAGAAGAAGAACTCTTGGCAGCAGCAAAAGAATTGCGTGCGAAACACTGGAACATTGTCAAAGAAAAAGGTATCACTGAAATCCCATCAAATGACTTTTCTCACTATGACAACTTCCTCGATGCAGCCTTCCTCTTCAACGTGGTGCCTGCTTCTGTTCAAAACTTGGACTTGTCTGACCTTGAGCGCTACTTTGCTTTGGGACGTGGTTACCAAGGTGAAAAAGGGGACGTGCGTGCCCTTCCGATGAAGAAATGGTTCAACACCAACTACCACTACATCGTGCCTAAGTTTGAAAAAGACACTCAAGTCAAACTTGCTGGTCACAAGATCTTCGATGAGTTCCAAGAAGCCAAAGAACTTGGATTGAACACTCGTCCTGTCCTTGTAGGTCCATTCACTTTCCTTCAATTGTCAGACTTTGAAGAAGGCGTGAAAGCAGAAGACTTCGTAGACAGCTTAGTGGCTGCTTACCAAGAAGTTTTTGCTAAATTGGCGGAGCTTGGTGCGACTCGTATCCAACTTGACGAAGCGGCTCTTGTCAAAGACTTGACAGAAGAAGAAAAAGCTCTCTTCTTGAACATCTACAACAAACTCTTGGCTGATAAAAAAGGTCTTGAAGTCTTGCTTCAAACTTACTTTGGTGACGTTCGTGACGTCTACGCTGATCTTGTGAACTTGCCAGTAGATGCCATCGGTCTTGACTTCGTTGAAGGTAAGAAAACTCTTGAACTCGTTAAAGGTGGTTTCCCAGCTGACAAGACTCTCTATGCAGGTATCGTCAATGGTAAAAACATCTGGCGCAACAACTACGAAAAGAGCTTGGCTGTTCTTGAGCAAATCCCAGCTGAAAACATTGTTTTGACTAGCTCATGCTCACTTCTTCATGTGCCATTTACAACTGCTAATGAAGAATTTGAACCAGCTATCTTGAACCACTTTGCTTTTGCAGTTGAAAAATTGGATGAAATTCGTGATTTGGATGCTATCCGCAACGGTCAAGGCGCAGAAGCTCTTGCAGCTAACAAAGAACTCTTTGCGACTGAACGTGTTGGTGAAAATGCAGAACTTCGTGCGCGTATCGCTGGTTTGACAGATGCTGACTACACTCGTTTGCCAGCCTTTGCTGAACGTGAAGCTATCCAAGAAGAAGCTTTCAAACTTCCAGCTCTTCCAACAACAACTATTGGTTCATTCCCTCAAACAAAAGAAGTTCGTGCTAAACGTTTGGCTTACCGTAAAGGTGAATTGTCTCAAGAAGAGTACGATGCTTTCCTTGCTGAAACCATCGACGAATGGATCAAATGGCAAGAAGAAGTTGGGTTTGACGTGCTTGTACACGGTGAGTTCGAGCGTAACGACATGGTTGAGTACTTCGGTCAAAACTTGTCCGGTTACCTCTTCTCTAAGAATGGTTGGGTACAATCATACGGTATGCGTGGGGTGAAACCACCAATCATCTGGGGTGATGTCACTCGTCTTAACCCAATTACTGTCAAATGGTCTAGCTATGCTCAAAGCCGTACTGACAAACCTGTTAAGGGTATGTTGACTGGACCTGTTACCATCCTTAACTGGTCATTCCCACGTGAAGACATTTCTATCAAGGACTCAACTCTTCAAATCGCTCTTGCTATCAAGGATGAAGTTCTTGACCTTGAAGCTGCAGGTGTGAAAATCATCCAAATCGACGAAGCTGCTCTTCGTGAGAAATTGCCACTCCGTCGTAGCGACTGGTATGAAGACTACCTTGACTGGGCTATTCCAGCCTTCCGCTTGGTACACTCTACAGTTGCACCAGATACTCAAATCCACACTCACATGTGTTACTCAGAATTTACAGATATCATCCCAGCTATCGACAACATGGATGCGGACGTTATTTCCTTTGAAGCAAGCCGTTCAAACCTTGAAATCTTGGACGAACTCAAAGCGAAAAACTTCCAAACAGAAGTGGGACCTGGGGTTTACGATATCCACTCTCCTCGTGTGCCTAATGAAGGCGAAATCGACCACACGATCGATGCTATTCTTGCCAAAGTACCAAGCAAGAAAGTTTGGATCAACCCTGACTGTGGTTTGAAAACACGCGGTATTCCAGAAACAAAAGAAAGCTTGATCCGCCTTGTAGAAGCAGCTAAAGCTGCGCGTGAGAAATTGTAA
- the cysS gene encoding cysteine--tRNA ligase — MIKIYDTMSRDLREFVPIEDGKVKMYVCGPTVYNYIHVGNARSTIAFDTIRRYFEYRGFEVNYISNFTDVDDRIIHRAKEEGITPQEVADKYIAAFREDVTALGVKPATRHPRVVEFMADIIRFVADLIEKGYAYESQGDVYFRVEKSHNYAKLANKTLEDLELGASGRTDEETARKENPVDFALWKAAKPGEISWDSPWGPGRPGWHIECSVMSTEILGDTIDIHGGGADLEFPHHTNEIAQSEAKTGKTFANYWMHNGFVNIDNVKMSKSLGNFITVHDALKTLDGQVLRFFFATQHYRKPINFTEKAVRDAETNLKYLKNTYEQPFSGTVDAQELQAFKDKFVAAMDEDFNSANGITVVFEMAKWINSGNYDAAVKEALAAILEVFGIVFVEEVLDADIEALIQKRQEARANRDFATADQIRDQLAAQGIKLLDTKDGVRWTRD; from the coding sequence ATGATTAAAATTTACGACACCATGTCTCGTGATTTGCGAGAATTTGTACCTATTGAGGATGGCAAGGTTAAGATGTATGTCTGTGGGCCAACGGTCTACAACTATATCCACGTGGGCAATGCCCGCTCAACAATAGCTTTTGATACCATTCGCCGTTATTTTGAGTATCGGGGATTTGAAGTCAACTATATTTCCAATTTTACCGATGTAGATGATAGGATTATCCACCGTGCCAAGGAAGAAGGCATCACGCCTCAAGAGGTTGCGGACAAGTACATCGCTGCCTTTCGTGAAGACGTGACGGCCTTAGGCGTGAAACCTGCGACTCGCCATCCGCGTGTAGTAGAGTTTATGGCGGACATCATTCGTTTTGTCGCTGACTTGATTGAAAAAGGTTATGCTTACGAGAGTCAAGGAGATGTTTACTTCCGCGTGGAAAAATCTCACAACTATGCTAAATTGGCCAATAAAACCTTGGAAGATTTGGAGCTGGGTGCTTCAGGTCGTACCGATGAAGAAACGGCTCGCAAGGAAAATCCTGTAGACTTTGCCCTTTGGAAAGCTGCAAAACCAGGCGAGATTTCTTGGGACAGTCCTTGGGGACCTGGTCGTCCGGGTTGGCATATTGAATGTTCAGTCATGTCGACAGAGATTTTGGGAGATACTATTGATATCCACGGTGGTGGAGCTGATCTGGAGTTTCCTCACCATACCAATGAAATTGCCCAGTCTGAAGCTAAAACAGGCAAGACTTTCGCCAACTACTGGATGCACAATGGCTTTGTCAACATCGATAATGTCAAGATGTCTAAGTCCTTGGGCAACTTTATTACAGTGCACGACGCTCTTAAAACTCTTGATGGCCAAGTGCTTCGATTCTTCTTTGCGACTCAGCATTACCGTAAACCAATCAACTTTACCGAAAAAGCAGTGCGAGACGCCGAGACCAATCTCAAGTATCTAAAGAACACTTACGAGCAACCATTTTCTGGGACTGTAGATGCTCAAGAGTTACAGGCTTTTAAAGATAAGTTTGTTGCCGCTATGGATGAGGATTTCAACTCCGCAAATGGTATCACAGTTGTCTTTGAAATGGCCAAATGGATTAACTCAGGTAACTATGATGCAGCGGTTAAGGAAGCTCTTGCGGCTATATTGGAAGTCTTTGGGATTGTCTTTGTTGAGGAAGTTTTGGATGCAGACATTGAAGCCTTGATCCAAAAACGTCAAGAAGCGCGTGCTAATCGTGACTTTGCGACAGCAGACCAAATTCGTGACCAATTGGCTGCTCAAGGAATTAAGCTCCTTGACACCAAGGATGGAGTGAGGTGGACTCGTGATTGA
- a CDS encoding nucleoside phosphorylase has protein sequence MLLEEFEDVAAVIEPTEKPVHDKGEVCETIILSFNGEILKRLIESEDVYPGGYLKSINGHHPWYIYGQGPSKLAVTLAPIGAPMIVGQLEELAARGFKNFIILGSCGVLDRSIEADKIILPAAALRDEGTSYHYAPPGDEVAYDESLLIELEAIFDKHNIEHIRTKSWTTDAFYRETPDKVKRRLAAGAQVVDMEASAIMAWSQFRKSKVYQFFYTADYVDHHNRTWDARHEERTADAMTFFTIALTIAKELER, from the coding sequence ATGCTATTAGAGGAATTTGAAGATGTAGCAGCAGTTATTGAGCCAACTGAAAAGCCAGTCCATGACAAGGGAGAGGTATGCGAAACCATCATTCTGTCCTTTAATGGCGAAATTCTGAAACGTTTGATTGAGTCAGAAGATGTCTATCCGGGAGGCTATTTGAAAAGCATAAACGGCCATCATCCATGGTATATTTATGGCCAAGGACCTAGCAAGCTAGCAGTTACGTTGGCTCCAATTGGGGCTCCCATGATAGTCGGCCAGCTGGAGGAGTTGGCGGCCAGAGGCTTCAAAAATTTTATCATTTTAGGTTCCTGTGGCGTTTTGGACCGCTCAATTGAGGCGGATAAAATTATCCTGCCTGCGGCTGCATTGCGAGATGAAGGAACTAGCTATCACTATGCCCCACCGGGTGACGAAGTCGCCTATGACGAGTCTCTGCTGATCGAGCTGGAAGCCATCTTTGACAAGCACAATATCGAGCATATCCGCACCAAGTCTTGGACGACTGATGCCTTTTATCGAGAAACGCCTGATAAGGTCAAGCGTCGCTTGGCTGCTGGTGCACAAGTGGTGGATATGGAAGCTTCAGCTATCATGGCTTGGAGTCAATTTCGCAAGAGTAAAGTCTATCAGTTCTTCTACACAGCTGACTATGTGGATCATCATAACCGAACCTGGGATGCCCGCCATGAAGAGCGGACAGCTGATGCCATGACTTTTTTCACTATCGCTTTGACAATAGCCAAGGAACTAGAAAGGTAA
- a CDS encoding TIGR02328 family protein: protein MRLWHEALISQLPRPQLLGQHRECCALRGNGWGRKHATVNYVFTHSPYRLYAYHRLIMEEMANRGYNVSPEWLDKNYRGKICSAYEDLSEEKLTTPIYSEHDAEYYEECLANLREKGIEL from the coding sequence ATGAGACTTTGGCATGAGGCTTTGATTTCACAACTTCCCCGTCCTCAACTTTTGGGGCAACATCGAGAGTGCTGCGCCCTGCGTGGCAATGGTTGGGGCAGAAAGCATGCGACAGTGAACTATGTCTTTACCCACTCGCCCTATCGTCTCTATGCCTATCATCGCTTGATCATGGAGGAGATGGCTAACCGTGGCTATAATGTCAGTCCAGAGTGGTTGGACAAGAACTACCGTGGGAAAATCTGCTCCGCTTATGAGGATTTGTCTGAGGAGAAGCTGACCACTCCCATCTATAGTGAGCATGATGCAGAATACTATGAGGAATGTCTGGCTAATCTTCGAGAGAAGGGGATTGAGCTATAG
- a CDS encoding Mini-ribonuclease 3 encodes MIDVNLINGIALAFEGDAVYSMYIRRHLILKGMTKPNKLHQEATKYVSAKAQARLIALMLEEQVLTEKEEEIYKRGRNTNSHTKAKNADVVTYRMSTGFEAVMGYLHMTENLERLETLISWCIQKVED; translated from the coding sequence GTGATTGATGTCAATCTCATTAACGGGATTGCGCTAGCTTTTGAGGGGGATGCGGTTTATTCCATGTATATTCGCCGCCACCTCATCCTCAAAGGCATGACCAAACCCAATAAACTTCACCAAGAGGCGACTAAGTATGTATCCGCCAAGGCTCAAGCCCGCCTGATTGCCCTCATGTTGGAGGAGCAAGTTCTGACGGAAAAGGAAGAAGAAATCTATAAACGTGGTCGCAATACCAATAGCCATACAAAGGCTAAAAATGCTGATGTGGTGACCTACCGCATGTCTACAGGTTTTGAAGCAGTCATGGGCTATCTTCATATGACAGAAAATCTGGAACGTCTTGAGACCTTAATTTCTTGGTGCATCCAAAAAGTGGAGGACTAG
- a CDS encoding dihydrofolate reductase family protein: MAVYFYGCITMDGYLADSQHRIDWLHQLGSVEDTGYDDFYRQMDITIMGKRTFEEIQDLQDVESFYQATENYVFTHDRHLPVSNYQPVAGDVVDFVRQIDKGKNVFVIGGNSLVGPLLDADLFDHLIIQIAPLILGKGVPLFTQEEGQRFYQLDSLRQFGPFAELVFSRKSQK; this comes from the coding sequence ATGGCAGTATATTTTTACGGCTGTATCACCATGGATGGCTACTTGGCAGACAGCCAGCACAGGATAGACTGGCTGCATCAGCTTGGTTCTGTAGAGGATACAGGCTATGATGACTTTTACAGGCAAATGGATATCACCATCATGGGCAAGCGGACCTTTGAGGAAATCCAAGATTTGCAAGATGTAGAAAGTTTTTATCAAGCTACGGAAAACTATGTCTTTACGCATGATAGGCACCTGCCTGTCAGCAATTATCAGCCAGTAGCTGGGGATGTGGTGGACTTTGTTCGCCAGATTGACAAGGGTAAAAATGTCTTTGTGATTGGTGGTAATTCCTTGGTAGGACCGCTCTTGGATGCGGATCTTTTCGACCACCTCATTATTCAGATAGCGCCCCTTATCCTAGGAAAGGGGGTTCCCCTCTTTACCCAAGAGGAAGGGCAGCGCTTTTACCAACTGGATAGCCTCAGACAATTTGGCCCATTTGCAGAGCTGGTTTTCAGCCGAAAAAGTCAGAAATAG
- a CDS encoding helix-turn-helix domain-containing protein, producing MLAKELLDWFPDAQISDQPIDKIGFLTLPLSSQQWILLEEAGLSEREKQLVALLTQQEQARSLNPWYPYLIEGKGQAPQTFKKIQLVYCHLSYYQQENLASWLDMMQTLFPSCQTVLQVGVQDYVFVLQQDKYSSVRSILSDTIEAVEYDFGLRLSIMLGQVWSQTGYQALSDLIQAERDLFKAWWRQGHQGVHTFSQLYLWSMGERLVDLIVIKECLHQMILDQDQIQEIILSLWENSAVLTKTAQQLYLHRNSLQYKIDRWEELTGLQLKELTDLTLCYQLILPDIL from the coding sequence ATGCTTGCAAAAGAATTACTAGACTGGTTTCCTGACGCTCAGATTTCAGATCAGCCAATAGATAAAATAGGTTTTCTCACCCTCCCACTATCTTCTCAGCAGTGGATTTTACTGGAGGAAGCTGGGCTCAGCGAGCGTGAAAAGCAGTTGGTTGCCCTTTTGACCCAGCAGGAGCAGGCTCGTTCGCTCAATCCTTGGTATCCCTATCTGATTGAGGGTAAGGGGCAGGCGCCTCAAACTTTTAAAAAGATACAACTGGTTTATTGCCATCTATCCTATTATCAACAGGAGAATTTAGCCTCTTGGCTAGATATGATGCAGACCCTCTTTCCTAGCTGCCAGACAGTGTTGCAGGTCGGAGTTCAGGACTATGTTTTTGTTCTCCAGCAAGATAAATACAGTTCTGTTCGCTCAATCTTATCCGATACGATTGAGGCAGTGGAGTATGACTTCGGTCTTCGTCTGTCTATCATGTTGGGGCAGGTCTGGTCACAGACTGGCTATCAGGCTTTGTCAGATTTAATCCAAGCGGAGCGGGACTTGTTTAAGGCTTGGTGGCGTCAAGGTCATCAAGGTGTACACACCTTTTCACAACTCTATCTGTGGAGTATGGGAGAAAGACTGGTGGACCTGATAGTCATTAAAGAATGCCTGCATCAGATGATTTTGGATCAAGACCAGATTCAGGAAATCATTCTCTCTCTTTGGGAAAACAGTGCTGTTCTGACTAAAACAGCCCAGCAACTCTATCTGCATCGCAATTCTCTCCAATACAAGATTGATAGATGGGAAGAATTGACAGGGCTACAGTTGAAGGAATTGACCGACCTGACCTTGTGTTATCAGTTGATTTTACCAGATATTCTCTAA
- the pnp gene encoding polyribonucleotide nucleotidyltransferase: protein MTKQVFQTTFAGRELVVETGQVAKQANGAVVVRYGESTVLTAAVMSKKMATGDFFPLQVNYEEKMYAAGKFPGGFMKREGRPSTDATLTARLIDRPIRPMFAEGFRNEVQVINTVLSYDENASAPMAAMFGSSLALSISDIPFDGPIAGVQVGYVDGEIIINPSQEQAEQSLLELTVAGTKHAINMVESGAKELSEEIMLEALLKGHEAVKELIAFQEEIVATVGKEKAEVELLHVDADLQAEIIAAYNSDLQKAVQVEEKLAREAATQAVKDQVTAVYEEKYADHEECDRIMRDVAEILEQMEHAEVRRLITEDKVRPDGRKVDEIRPLDAQVDYLPRVHGSGLFTRGQTQALSVLTLAPMGETQIIDGLDPEYKKRFMHHYNFPQYSVGETGRYGAPGRREIGHGALGERALAQVLPSLEEFPYAIRLVAEVLESNGSSSQASICAGTLALMAGGVPIKAPVAGIAMGLISDGNNYTVLTDIQGLEDHFGDMDFKVAGTRDGITALQMDIKIQGITAEILTEALAQAKKARFEILDVIEATIPEVRPELAPTAPKIDTIKIDVDKIKIVIGKGGETIDKIIAETGVKIDIDEEGNVSIYSSDQDAINRTKEIIAGLVREAKVDEVYHAKVVRIEKFGAFVNLFDKTDALVHISEMAWTRTNRVEDLVAIGDEVDVKVIKIDEKGRIDASMKVLLPRPPKPEHDEKGEKSERPHRPRHHKDHKPKKEFTETPKDSE from the coding sequence ATGACAAAACAAGTGTTTCAAACGACTTTTGCGGGTCGTGAGTTGGTTGTAGAGACTGGTCAGGTTGCTAAGCAAGCAAATGGCGCTGTTGTCGTGCGTTACGGTGAGTCAACTGTCTTGACTGCGGCCGTTATGTCTAAGAAAATGGCAACTGGGGATTTCTTCCCACTTCAAGTCAACTACGAAGAAAAAATGTATGCGGCTGGGAAGTTTCCTGGTGGCTTTATGAAACGTGAAGGACGTCCTTCAACAGATGCGACTTTGACAGCGCGTTTGATTGACCGTCCAATCCGCCCTATGTTTGCGGAAGGTTTCCGTAACGAAGTGCAAGTGATCAACACCGTCCTTTCTTATGATGAAAATGCCTCTGCTCCAATGGCGGCTATGTTTGGATCATCATTGGCATTGTCTATCTCAGATATTCCATTTGACGGACCAATCGCTGGGGTACAAGTGGGTTATGTAGATGGTGAAATCATCATCAACCCAAGTCAAGAACAAGCAGAGCAATCTCTTCTTGAATTAACAGTAGCTGGTACCAAGCACGCTATCAACATGGTAGAGTCTGGTGCCAAAGAATTGTCAGAAGAAATCATGTTGGAAGCCCTTCTTAAAGGGCATGAAGCGGTCAAAGAATTGATTGCCTTCCAAGAAGAAATAGTTGCTACAGTTGGTAAAGAAAAAGCAGAAGTGGAACTGCTTCATGTGGATGCGGACTTGCAAGCTGAAATCATCGCAGCCTACAACAGTGACCTCCAAAAAGCGGTTCAAGTAGAAGAAAAATTGGCTCGTGAAGCTGCAACTCAAGCAGTTAAAGACCAAGTGACTGCTGTTTACGAAGAAAAATATGCGGACCACGAAGAATGTGATCGTATCATGCGTGATGTGGCTGAAATCTTGGAACAAATGGAACACGCTGAAGTGCGCCGTTTGATCACAGAAGACAAGGTACGTCCTGACGGGCGTAAGGTCGATGAAATCCGTCCTTTGGATGCGCAGGTTGACTATCTTCCTCGTGTACATGGTTCTGGCCTTTTCACTCGTGGACAAACTCAAGCTCTTTCAGTCTTGACCTTGGCTCCAATGGGTGAAACTCAAATCATTGATGGTTTGGATCCAGAGTACAAGAAACGCTTTATGCACCACTATAACTTCCCTCAATATTCTGTAGGGGAAACTGGTCGTTATGGTGCACCAGGTCGTCGTGAAATCGGTCACGGTGCTCTCGGTGAGCGTGCTCTTGCTCAAGTATTGCCAAGCTTGGAAGAATTCCCATATGCGATCCGCTTGGTAGCAGAGGTCTTGGAATCAAACGGTTCATCTTCTCAAGCATCTATCTGTGCGGGAACGCTTGCCCTTATGGCTGGTGGTGTGCCAATCAAGGCACCAGTAGCTGGTATTGCCATGGGTCTCATCTCAGATGGAAATAACTATACAGTATTGACAGATATACAAGGTTTGGAAGACCACTTTGGAGACATGGACTTTAAGGTTGCAGGAACTCGTGACGGGATTACAGCCCTTCAAATGGATATCAAGATCCAAGGAATTACTGCAGAAATCTTGACTGAGGCCCTTGCCCAAGCCAAGAAAGCGCGTTTTGAAATCCTTGATGTGATTGAAGCAACGATTCCAGAAGTTCGTCCAGAATTGGCTCCAACTGCACCGAAAATTGATACCATCAAGATCGATGTCGACAAGATTAAGATTGTCATCGGTAAGGGTGGAGAAACCATCGACAAGATTATCGCTGAAACAGGCGTTAAGATTGATATCGACGAAGAAGGTAATGTTTCTATCTACTCTAGCGACCAAGATGCCATTAACCGAACCAAAGAAATCATCGCTGGCTTGGTCCGTGAGGCTAAAGTAGATGAAGTTTACCATGCCAAGGTTGTTCGTATCGAGAAATTTGGTGCCTTTGTCAACCTCTTTGACAAGACAGATGCCCTCGTTCACATTTCGGAAATGGCTTGGACGCGTACCAACCGTGTAGAAGACTTGGTAGCTATCGGTGATGAAGTCGATGTTAAGGTTATCAAGATTGATGAAAAAGGCCGTATCGATGCCTCTATGAAAGTTCTTCTTCCTCGTCCTCCAAAACCTGAGCATGATGAAAAAGGTGAAAAGTCTGAGCGACCTCACCGTCCACGTCATCACAAGGACCACAAACCTAAGAAAGAATTTACAGAAACACCAAAAGATTCAGAATAA
- the cysE gene encoding serine O-acetyltransferase: MGWWRETIDIVKENDPAARNSLEVLLTYPGVKALAAHRLSHFLWKHGFKLLARMHSQFWRFWTQIEIHPGAQIESGVFIDHGSGLVIGETAIVEKGVLLYHGVTLGGTGKDVGKRHPTVRKGALISAHAQVIGPVEIGENAKVGAAAVVVADVPSDVTVVGIPAKIVRVHGQKDEPTIHEVEEKREYYVNKLEQAREASHRSSGL, from the coding sequence ATGGGATGGTGGCGCGAAACCATTGATATTGTAAAAGAAAATGATCCAGCGGCACGCAACAGTTTGGAAGTTTTGCTGACTTATCCAGGTGTCAAGGCCTTAGCTGCCCACCGTCTCTCGCATTTTCTATGGAAGCACGGCTTCAAACTCCTAGCTCGGATGCACAGTCAGTTTTGGCGCTTTTGGACTCAAATCGAGATTCATCCGGGTGCCCAGATAGAATCAGGTGTTTTTATTGACCATGGTTCAGGTCTGGTGATTGGAGAGACGGCGATTGTTGAAAAAGGCGTTCTTCTCTATCACGGAGTGACTCTTGGTGGGACAGGGAAGGATGTTGGCAAACGCCATCCGACTGTGCGTAAAGGAGCTCTCATATCGGCCCATGCCCAAGTCATCGGACCGGTAGAAATAGGTGAAAATGCCAAAGTCGGTGCTGCTGCAGTAGTCGTGGCAGATGTACCTAGTGATGTGACGGTTGTCGGTATTCCAGCTAAGATCGTCCGAGTTCATGGACAGAAGGATGAACCAACGATCCACGAAGTCGAAGAAAAACGAGAGTACTACGTCAATAAACTAGAGCAGGCTAGAGAAGCCAGTCACAGATCGTCAGGGTTGTAG
- the metF gene encoding methylenetetrahydrofolate reductase [NAD(P)H], translating to MSRQTPSLSFEVFPPNPAVGNDKIISALQDMRELTPHFISVTASNNKFNIKETTVRLADFIQNDLAIPTIAHLPAIYLTKDKVAETIADLDKVGVQKILALRGDIIPDVEPQKDFRYATDLIEFIKEQAPHFDIIGACYPEGHPDSPNQISDIQNLKKKVDAGCSSLVTQLFFDNERFYDFQDKCTLAGIDVPIHAGIMPILNRNQALRLLKTCENIHLPRKFKAILDKYEHDPESLRAAGLAYAVDQIVDLVTQDVAGVHLYTMNNAETAKYIHQATHALFNHQSLG from the coding sequence ATGTCACGCCAAACACCGTCACTTTCATTTGAAGTGTTCCCTCCAAACCCAGCTGTGGGTAATGATAAAATTATTTCAGCTTTGCAGGATATGCGGGAGCTAACACCGCACTTTATCAGTGTGACTGCCAGCAATAATAAATTTAATATCAAGGAAACAACGGTTCGTTTGGCTGACTTTATCCAGAATGACTTGGCGATTCCAACCATTGCCCACTTGCCAGCCATCTATCTGACTAAGGACAAGGTTGCTGAAACAATTGCAGACTTGGATAAGGTTGGGGTACAGAAAATCTTGGCCTTGCGTGGGGATATTATCCCTGATGTGGAACCACAAAAGGATTTCCGCTACGCAACGGATTTGATCGAGTTCATCAAGGAACAAGCTCCTCACTTTGATATTATTGGCGCTTGCTACCCAGAGGGGCACCCTGACTCGCCAAACCAAATCTCAGATATTCAAAATCTCAAGAAGAAAGTGGATGCAGGCTGTTCCAGCCTCGTAACGCAGCTTTTCTTTGACAATGAGCGTTTCTACGATTTCCAAGACAAGTGTACCTTGGCAGGGATTGATGTTCCCATTCATGCGGGGATCATGCCCATTCTTAACCGTAACCAAGCGCTTCGTCTCTTGAAAACATGTGAGAATATCCATCTTCCACGTAAATTTAAGGCCATCTTGGACAAGTATGAGCATGACCCTGAGTCGCTCAGAGCAGCAGGACTTGCCTATGCAGTGGATCAGATCGTGGACTTGGTAACTCAAGATGTCGCAGGTGTGCATCTCTACACCATGAACAATGCTGAAACAGCCAAATACATCCACCAAGCAACCCATGCCTTGTTTAATCATCAGTCTTTAGGGTAA
- a CDS encoding YdeI/OmpD-associated family protein: MSDLSDAILNQAVLELQERLDGLAKERFIKLPPSHQREWAHYISEAKKDETKLRRLNKMKADLLEP; encoded by the coding sequence ATGTCAGATTTATCAGACGCAATTTTGAATCAGGCAGTTCTTGAGTTGCAAGAACGCTTGGATGGTCTTGCTAAGGAGCGCTTTATTAAACTGCCACCTAGCCACCAGCGTGAATGGGCTCATTATATCAGTGAAGCCAAAAAAGATGAGACCAAACTGCGCCGTCTAAATAAAATGAAGGCGGATTTGCTGGAGCCTTAA